The genomic stretch ACTGAGCCCTATCGGCGGCGTATCGGGTTTCTCCTTTACGGTCTGCCGCGGGGCATCCACCGGGGCGGTCGCCAAGGGCGCATCGGTGGGCTTGAAATCCGTTATCTCGTCCAGCAAAAGCTTCGCTTGGTCAATCTCGGAGAGCCTCAAGACGACCCGCGCCAACCCTTCACCCTCTTCCCGCTTTGTCCTTTTTGCGGCGAGGCGCGCAGCACCAAGGCCAGCCAGGCCGAAATCGAGAGGTTCCGAGAACTCCACCAGGAATTTCACGGCGAAGCCTGCGTCGACCGCTTCGCCCTGCACATCGATCTCACCTCGGATGCCCTACACCTGGGACCCCTGGCTTCGGAAGAGGATGCCGCCAATCTCTTCGAATCCCTGCGCATCGGCGCCCGGCTGGTGCTCGACATGAGCACCAGCGAGCTGGAGGGCTTCATCCACACCGACGAAGCGGGCGACCACCGCGTCGTCATCTACGACCCCATGCCCGGCGGATCGGGATTTCTACCTCAACTCATCGAGTACTGGTCCTTGGTAGTGGGACGCGCCATCGAAGCGCTGCGGGACTGCCCCGGCGAGTGCCGTCGGGCCTGCTACGCCTGCCTGAAGAGCTTCGTCAACCAGCAGCACCACGAACTCTTCGACCGTCACCGCGCCGTGGGCTCCCTGACCCGCCTGCAGGGGGAAGTGCGTCTCGACCATCCCATACCCGCCTCGG from Acidobacteriota bacterium encodes the following:
- a CDS encoding DUF1998 domain-containing protein; translated protein: MLPEQDISDTEPYRRRIGFLLYGLPRGIHRGGRQGRIGGLEIRYLVQQKLRLVNLGEPQDDPRQPFTLFPLCPFCGEARSTKASQAEIERFRELHQEFHGEACVDRFALHIDLTSDALHLGPLASEEDAANLFESLRIGARLVLDMSTSELEGFIHTDEAGDHRVVIYDPMPGGSGFLPQLIEYWSLVVGRAIEALRDCPGECRRACYACLKSFVNQQHHELFDRHRAVGSLTRLQGEVRLDHPIPASAVERPEESADADSQAEEDFLDICRRRGFPRPPASQFRVDLDGDSTVADYAWPDKKILLYIDGLSEPIHGNPSQQRLDRMRRARAEARGYKVVDIPVQGLKDDIALGVLF